The Streptococcus equi subsp. equi nucleotide sequence TAGAATTTTTTCTCATTACCACCTGAATCAGTTCTATGCAAAGTATTGCGGTTAGAATTATCGCTGCTATGGGTAAAACAACATTGGTATTGATTGATTTAATGAAGGTGAAGACCTCCGAGTTCCAAGAACTCGGAGTCTTTCCCACTTCTCCTGCAACGGTTCCTACTTTATCATTAATATCCACAAGCATTGCAGAAAGATTATCTTTAATAATATCAATCATAATATCCTTGAAAAACTCTTCTATCTTTCCAAATAAATCAAACATTATCTCAAGACATTAGCAAGTAGCGGAATTAGTTTCAGCCCTATTAAAACAATTCCTCCACCGCTCATCAATTGCTTGATTCCTTGCGACTTGGCACCGGGATTATCTGATCCGTATCCTTCAAGTAAGTTGATAACTCCCCATGCACCAAGTCCTGCACCGATTGCCATAACCAAAATTTTAAGCACATTTACTGCCTGTACAAAAAAA carries:
- a CDS encoding conjugative transposon membrane protein; amino-acid sequence: MDFFVQAVNVLKILVMAIGAGLGAWGVINLLEGYGSDNPGAKSQGIKQLMSGGGIVLIGLKLIPLLANVLR